The Candidatus Micrarchaeia archaeon genome has a window encoding:
- the rpl2p gene encoding 50S ribosomal protein L2 (one of the primary rRNA-binding proteins; required for association of the 30S and 50S subunits to form the 70S ribosome, for tRNA binding and peptide bond formation), translating to MGKRLTQQKRGKGSPAYKAPSHRFKARTGFRNYDALEKESSIRGEIIGFLDDPGHQSLLMEILFENGDISVLPATEGLKIGDHIDCGVSAKT from the coding sequence ATGGGTAAACGACTAACACAACAAAAAAGAGGGAAAGGAAGTCCAGCATACAAAGCACCAAGTCATAGATTTAAAGCAAGAACAGGATTTAGAAATTATGATGCTCTTGAAAAAGAATCTTCAATAAGGGGAGAAATAATTGGATTTTTAGATGACCCAGGACATCAATCATTATTAATGGAAATATTATTTGAAAATGGAGATATTTCAGTTTTACCTGCAACAGAAGGATTAAAAATTGGAGACCATATTGATTGCGGAGTATCTGCAAAAAC
- a CDS encoding 50S ribosomal protein L23, giving the protein MECLKYVISTEKAVGLMEVQNILTFVVDKDATKEQIKKEIEEMYGVKVDKVNVLHSIKGEKKAFIKLNEKFRADDIAAKLKMV; this is encoded by the coding sequence ATGGAATGTTTAAAATATGTAATATCAACAGAAAAAGCCGTTGGCTTGATGGAAGTTCAAAATATATTAACTTTTGTCGTAGATAAAGATGCAACAAAAGAACAAATAAAAAAAGAGATTGAAGAAATGTATGGGGTAAAAGTTGATAAAGTAAATGTTTTACATTCAATAAAAGGAGAGAAAAAAGCATTTATTAAATTAAATGAAAAATTCAGAGCAGATGATATAGCTGCTAAATTAAAGATGGTGTAA
- the rplD gene encoding 50S ribosomal protein L4, with amino-acid sequence MKANMFGIDGKKIKEVELPKVFKEKVRKDLIKRAVLSEQSKKFQPKGNYKWAGLETSARYRGRKEAYGSLKNRGQAMLPREIRPKGKWGAVKVVPFSKGGRRAHPPKTEKVIVERMNKKEYQKALKSAIAATAQLEIVKERGHKTEIAPIILDAAFENIKKTKEINSILNIICEEDLKRGKNTKRRTTRKGGKKIPKTALIVVSDDSKLLNSAKNISGLDVVSANKLTVELLAPGTTPGRLTCYTENALKELEKM; translated from the coding sequence ATGAAAGCAAATATGTTTGGAATTGATGGTAAAAAAATTAAAGAAGTTGAACTGCCAAAGGTCTTTAAAGAAAAAGTTAGAAAAGACTTAATTAAAAGAGCAGTTTTATCTGAACAATCAAAAAAATTCCAACCAAAAGGAAATTATAAATGGGCTGGATTAGAAACTTCTGCAAGATATAGAGGAAGAAAAGAAGCTTATGGTTCATTAAAAAATAGAGGACAAGCAATGCTTCCAAGAGAAATTAGACCAAAAGGAAAATGGGGAGCAGTTAAAGTAGTTCCATTTTCAAAAGGAGGAAGAAGAGCTCATCCCCCAAAAACAGAAAAAGTAATAGTTGAAAGAATGAATAAAAAAGAATATCAAAAAGCATTAAAAAGTGCAATAGCTGCAACTGCCCAATTAGAAATTGTTAAAGAAAGAGGACATAAAACAGAAATCGCACCAATAATATTAGATGCTGCATTTGAAAATATTAAAAAAACAAAAGAAATTAATAGTATACTAAATATTATATGTGAAGAAGATTTAAAGAGAGGTAAAAACACAAAAAGAAGAACAACAAGAAAAGGAGGAAAAAAGATTCCAAAAACTGCTTTGATTGTTGTGTCTGATGATTCAAAATTATTAAATTCTGCAAAAAATATTTCTGGATTAGATGTAGTATCAGCAAATAAATTAACAGTAGAATTATTAGCACCAGGAACAACTCCTGGAAGATTAACTTGCTATACAGAAAATGCATTAAAAGAATTAGAAAAAATGTGA
- a CDS encoding 50S ribosomal protein L3, with amino-acid sequence MAKHNRPRKGSMAFRPRKRSERQMPSVNAWPKIDEVKLLGFAGYKAGMTHILYIDDTKSHKKGKEVFTPVTIIETPPITVFAMRFYKNENVVSDFLTEDENILKKLKFNKRIKEKKKQEIPSDFDDVSVLVFVDPNSVSSIGKKKLERMEIGLGGEDKNKKLEYIQSILGKQLKANEVFKDGEIVDIVAITKGKGWQGVVKRFGVRLRNRKQTAKRRHGGPLGTMGMGFVTYTVPRAGQTGYHKRTEINKRIIKIGKQEDSTKIIPKGGFVNYGIINNDYIILKGSTAGPKKRLIRLRKSVRKKDAPMIAPNISYISQKSQQ; translated from the coding sequence ATGGCTAAACATAACAGACCAAGAAAAGGTTCTATGGCCTTCAGGCCAAGAAAACGTTCAGAAAGACAAATGCCTAGTGTTAACGCATGGCCAAAGATTGATGAAGTAAAATTACTTGGATTTGCAGGGTATAAAGCAGGTATGACTCATATATTATATATAGATGATACTAAATCACATAAAAAAGGAAAAGAAGTATTTACCCCAGTAACAATTATTGAAACACCACCAATAACTGTTTTTGCGATGAGATTTTATAAAAATGAAAATGTTGTTTCTGATTTTTTAACTGAAGACGAAAATATCTTAAAAAAATTGAAATTTAATAAAAGAATAAAGGAAAAGAAAAAACAAGAAATTCCTTCTGATTTTGATGATGTATCTGTATTAGTTTTTGTTGACCCTAATTCTGTAAGCTCTATAGGAAAGAAAAAATTAGAAAGAATGGAGATTGGATTAGGGGGAGAAGACAAAAATAAAAAATTAGAATATATACAAAGTATTTTAGGAAAACAATTGAAAGCTAATGAAGTTTTTAAAGATGGAGAAATTGTAGATATAGTAGCAATTACAAAAGGAAAAGGATGGCAAGGTGTTGTTAAAAGATTTGGTGTTAGATTAAGAAATAGAAAACAAACAGCAAAGAGAAGACATGGTGGTCCTTTGGGTACAATGGGTATGGGATTTGTAACTTATACTGTACCAAGAGCTGGACAAACCGGATACCACAAAAGAACTGAAATAAATAAAAGAATAATAAAAATTGGAAAACAAGAAGATTCAACAAAAATAATCCCAAAAGGGGGGTTTGTTAATTATGGTATTATTAATAATGATTATATTATATTAAAAGGATCCACAGCTGGACCTAAAAAAAGATTAATAAGATTAAGAAAATCTGTGAGAAAAAAAGATGCACCAATGATTGCACCAAATATCTCATATATATCTCAAAAATCACAACAATAG